From Lagenorhynchus albirostris chromosome 10, mLagAlb1.1, whole genome shotgun sequence, the proteins below share one genomic window:
- the CUL7 gene encoding cullin-7 isoform X1 gives MVGELRYREFRVPLGPGLHAYPDELIRQRVGHDGHPEYQIRWLILRRGDEGEGGSNQVDCKAEHILLWMSNDEIYANCHKMLGEDGQVIGPSQETAGEAGALDKSVLGEMETDVKSLIQRALRQLEECEGTIPPAPLLHTVHVLSAYASIEPLTGVFKDPRVLDLLMHMLSSPDYQIRWSAGRMIQALASHDAGTRTQILLSLSQQEAIEKHLDFDSRCALLALFAQATLSEHPMSFEGIQLPQVPGRLLFSLVKRYLHVTSLLDQLNDSAVEPGAQSSTPEELSGERGRLELEFSMAMGTLISELVQAMRWDWASSRQGPSARPSCSIFQPQLADAGPGHPPAQALPSVRRSRRFRPRSEFASGNTYALYVRDALQPGMRVRMLDDYEEISAGDEGEFRQSNSGVPPVQVLWESTGRTYWVHWHMLEILGFEEDIEDVVEADEYQGAAVSGAVGVALPSWRWKPMAELYAVPCVLPEDEDAEESEHLSQAEWWELLFFIKKLDGPDHQEVLQILQENLDGEILDDEILAELAVPMELAQDLLLALPQRLDDSALRDLLNCHVYRKYGLEALAGQLAYPSLLEAQAQPQESADAARVEAKEAPTQCPNTPLKHLVEGYGLAGKIFLDLEQALSSEGPRESEVKPLLLQLQRQPQPFLALMRSLDTPVANKALHLAVLRILMRLVDFPEALLLPWHEAMDACMACLRSPDTDREVLQELILFLHHLASVSRDYAVVLNQLGARDAISKALEKHLGKLELAQELRDMVFKCEKHAHLYRKLTTNILGGCIQMVLGQIEDHRRTHRPINIPFFDVFLRYLCQGSSVEVKEDKCWEKVEVSSNPHRASKLTDRNPKTYWESSGSTGSHYITLHMQQGVLVRQLALLVAGEDSSYMPARVVVFGGDSATSLNTELNSVNVMPSASRVVLLENLNRFWPVIQIRIKRCQQGGIDTRIRGLEVLGPKSTFWPVFREQLCRHTRLFYMVRAQAWSQDIAEDRRSLLHLSSRLNGALRQEQNFADRFLPDSEAARALGKTCWEALVSPLVQNITSPDEDGVSPLGWLLDQYLECREAAHNPQSRAAAFSSRVRRLTHLLVHVEPCEAAPPVVAAPRPKGRNRSHDWSSLATRGLPGSIMRNLTRCWRAVVEEQVSSFLTSHWRDDDFVPRYCEHFSNLQKSSSELFGPRAAFLLALQNGCAGALLKLPFLRAAHVSEQFARHIDQRIQGSRIGGARGMEMLAQLQRCLETVLIFSGLEIATTFEHYYQHYMADRLLSVGSSWLEGAVLEQIGPCFPNRLPQQMLRSLSTSEELQRQFHVYQLQRLDQELLKLEDTEKKIQVSHEASGRGHERGTGEEAELEAGAASAAGGAGEEAAEEEDENEDLYYEGAMPEVSVLVLSPRCWPTASICHTLNPRTCLPAYLRGTLNRYSNFYNKSQSYPALEQAPQRRLQWTWLGRAELQFGDQTLHVSTVQMWLLLHLNELKAVSVESLLARSGLSPDMLNQAVGPLTSSRGPLDLHETKDAPGGVLKIRDGSEEPRPRRGNVWLIPAQTYLKAEDEEGRNLEKRRNLLNCLIVRILKAHGDEGLHVDQLVCRVLEAWQKGPCPPRGLVSSLGRGSTCSSADVLSCVLHLLGKGTLRRQDDRPQMLSYAVPVTVMEPHTESLNPGSSGPNPPLTFHTLQIRSRGVPYASCTSTQSFSTFR, from the exons ATGGTGGGGGAACTCCGCTACAGGGAATTCAGGGTGCCCTTGGGGCCCGGCTTGCACGCCTATCCTGATGAGCTGATACGCCAGCGAGTGGGCCATGATGGGCATCCTGAGTACCAGATCCGCTGGCTCATCCTCCGGCGTGGGGATGAGGGGGAAGGGGGTTCTAACCAAGTGGACTGCAAGGCTGAGCACATCCTGCTATGGATGTCCAATGACGAGATCTATGCCAACTGCCACAAGATGCTGGGCGAAGATGGCCAGGTCATCGGGCCCTCCCAGGAGACAGCAGGGGAGGCTGGAGCCCTGGACAAATCTGTGCTGGGGGAGATGGAAACCGATGTGAAGTCTCTGATTCAGAGGGCCCTTCGGCAGCTGGAGGAATGTGAGGGCACCATTCCTCCCGCCCCTCTGCTTCACACTGTCCATGTGCTCAGCGCCTACGCCAGCATTGAGCCCCTCACGGGCGTCTTCAAAGACCCAAGGGTCCTGGACTTGCTCATGCACATGCTCAGTAGTCCCGACTATCAAATTCGCTGGAGCGCAGGCCGGATGATACAAGCCCTGGCTTCCCATGATGCTG GGACCCGGACTCAGATCCTTCTGTCACTGAGCCAGCAGGAGGCCATTGAGAAACACCTGGATTTTGACAGCCGCTGTGCTCTGCTGGCACTGTTTGCACAGGCCACGCTCTCTGAACATCCCATGTCTTTCGAGGGCATTCAGCTGCCACAG GTCCCAGGAAGGCTGCTCTTCTCCCTGGTGAAGCGCTATCTGCACGTCACCTCCCTCCTGGATCAGTTGAATGACAGTGCTGTGGAACCAGGAGCCCAGAGCTCCACTCCCGAGGAATTGAGTGGGGAGAGGGGTCGGCTGGAGCTGGAGTTCAGCATGGCCATGGGCACCCTGATCTCGGAGCTGGTACAGGCCATGCGCTGGGACTGGGCCTCGAGCAGACAGGGACCCTCGGCACGGCCCTCCTGTTCCATCTTCCAGCCCCAGCTGGCAGATGCAGGCCCGGGGCACCCACccgcccaggccctgccctccgtTAGGAGGTCAAGGCGGTTTCGCCCTCGCTCTGAGTTCGCAAGTGGCAATACCTATGCCTTGTACGTGCGGGACGCGCTGCAGCCGGGCATGCGAGTGCGGATGCTGGACGATTACGAGGAGATCAGTGCTGGGGACGAGGGCGAGTTCCGGCAGAGCAACAGTGGCGTGCCCCCTGTGCAG GTGTTGTGGGAGTCAACAGGCCGCACCTATTGGGTACACTGGCACATGCTGGAGATTCTGGGCTTTGAAGAAGACATCGAAGACGTGGTGGAGGCTGATGAGTACCAGGGGGCAGCGGTCAGCGGAGCTGTGGGTGTAG ccctgccctcctggcGGTGGAAGCCCATGGCAGAGCTCTACGCCGTGCCCTGCGTGCTGCCTGAGGATGAGGACGCTGAGGAGAGTGAACACCTGAGCCAGGCCGAGTGGTGGGAGCTCCTCTTCTTCATCAAGAAGCTGGATGGACCCGACCATCAGGAGGTTCTCCAGATCCTCCAGGAGAACCTTGATGGGGAG ATTCTGGATGACGAGATCCTGGCCGAGCTGGCCGTGCCCATGGAGTTGGCCCAGGACCTGCTGCTGGCTCTGCCACAGCGACTCGATGACAGCGCTCTCAGGGACCTGCTCAACTGCCATGTCTACAGGAAATACGGGCTCGAGGCCCTGGCAGGGCAGCTGGCCTACCCATCCCTGCTGGAAGCCCAGGCCCAGCCTCAGGAATCAGCAGATGCAGCCAGAGTGGAAG CAAAAGAAGCCCCAACTCAGTGCCCCAACACTCCCCTGAAGCATCTGGTGGAGGGTTACGGTCTGGCTGGGAAAATCTTCCTGGATCTGGAGCAAGCTCTCAGCTCAGAGGGGCCCCGGGAGAGCGAGGTCAAGCCACTCCTGCTGCAACTGCAGCGGCAGCCCCAGCCCTTCCTCGCGCTGATGCGGAGCCTTGACACTCCCGTGGCCAACAAGGCCCTGCACCTGGCCGTTCTGAG AATCCTGATGCGGCTGGTGGACTTTCCCGAGGCATTGCTGCTCCCCTGGCATGAGGCCATGGACGCCTGCATGGCCTGCCTGCGGTCCCCAGACACTGACCGAGAG gTGCTCCAGGAGCTGATCCTCTTCCTGCACCACCTGGCCTCGGTGAGCAGGGACTATGCCGTGGTGCTGAATCAGCTGGGAGCCCGAGATGCCATATCCAAAGCCCTGGAAAAGCACCTGGGAAAGCTAGAGCTGGCTCAGGAGCTGCGAGACATGGTGTTCAAGTGTGAAAAGCATGCGCACCTGTACCGGAAACTCACCACCAACATCCTGGGAGGCTGTATCCAG ATGGTGCTGGGCCAGATCGAAGACCACAGACGAACGCACCGCCCCATCAACATCCCCTTCTTTGACGTGTTCCTCAGATACCTGTGCCAGG GCTCCAGCGTGGAGGTGAAGGAGGACAAGTGCTGGGAGAAGGTGGAGGTGTCCTCCAACCCGCACCGGGCCAGCAAGCTGACGGACCGCAACCCCAAGACCTACTGGGAGTCCAGCGGCAGCACCGGCTCCCACTACATCACCCTACACATGCAACAGGGCGTCCTCGTCAG GCAGCTGGCTCTGCTGGTGGCTGGCGAAGACTCAAGCTACATGCCGGCCAGGGTGGTGGTGTTCGGGGGTGACAGCGCCACCTCCCTTAACACGGAACTCAACTCG GTGAACGTGATGCCCTCCGCCAGCCGGGTGGTCCTCCTGGAGAACCTGAACCGCTTCTGGCCAGTCATCCAGATCCGCATAAAGCGCTGCCAGCAg GGCGGCATCGACACGCGCATTCGGGGATTAGAGGTCCTGGGCCCCAAGTCCACGTTCTGGCCGGTGTTCCGGGAGCAGCTGTGTCGCCACACACGCCTCTTCTACATGGTCAGGGCGCAGGCTTGGAGCCAGGACATCGCGGAGGACCGCAGGAGCCTCCTGCACCTGAGCTCTag ACTCAACGGGGCTCTACGTCAGGAGCAGAATTTTGCCGATCGCTTCCTCCCAGACAGTGAAGCTGCCCGAGCACTGGGCAAGACCTGCTGGGAGGCCCTGGTCAGCCCCCTGGTGCAGAACATCACCTCCCCCG ATGAGGATGGTGTCAGCCCCCTGGGCTGGTTGCTGGACCAGTACCTGGAGTGTCGGGAGGCTGCCCACAACCCGCAGAGCCGCGCAGCAGCTTTCTCCTCACGAGTGCGCCGCCTCACCCACCTGCTGGTGCACGTGGAGCCCTGCGAGGCAGCCCCTCCGGTGGTGGCCGCTCCTCGGCCCA AGGGCAGAAACAGAAGCCATGACTGGAGCTCCCTGGCCACCCGGGGGCTTCCTGGCAGCATCATGAGAAACCTGACCCGCTGCTGGCGGGCAGTGGTGGAGGAGCAG gTCAGCAGTTTTCTGACCTCACACTGGCGGGATGATGACTTTGTGCCCCGCTACTGCGAACACTTCAGTAATCTGCAGAAGTCAAGCTCCGAGCTGTTTGGGCCACGGGCAGCCTTCTTGCTGGCGCTGCAGAACGGCTGTGCTGGTGCCCTGCTGAAGCTCCCTTTCCTCAGAGCTGCCCAC GTAAGCGAGCAGTTTGCACGGCACATCGACCAGCGGATCCAGGGCAGCCGGATCGGTGGGGCCCGGGGGATGGAGATGCTGGCCCAACTGCAGCGATGCCTGGAAACCGTCCTGATCTTCTCTGGCCTGGAGATAGCCACCACTTTCGAGCATTACTACCA GCACTACATGGCGGACCGTCTCCTGAGCGTGGGCTCGAGCTGGCTGGAGGGGGCCGTGCTGGAGCAGATCGGCCCCTGCTTCCCCAACCGCCTCCCCCAGCAGATGTTGCGGAGCCTGAGCACCTCGGAGGAGCTGCAGCGCCAGTTCCACGTGTACCAGCTCCAGCGGCTTGATCAGGAGCTCCTGAAGCTggaggacacagagaagaaaatacag GTGAGCCACGAGGCCAGCGGCAGGGGGCACGAGAGAGGGACCGGAGAGGAAGCTGAGCTGGAAGCTGGGGCAGCATCGGCGGCCGGCGGGGCGGGAGAGGAGGCAGCGGAGGAGGAGGATGAGAACGAGGACCTTTACTATGAAGGGGCGATGCCAGAAGTGTCTGTGCTCGTCCTGTCACCACGCTGCTGGCCCACTGCCTCCATCTGCCACACGCTCAACCCCAGaacctgcctgcctgcctaccTGAGGGGCACCTTGAACCGATACTCCAACTTCTACAACAAGA GTCAGAGCTACCCTGCCCTAGAGCAGGCCCCGCAGAGGCGACTGCAGTGGACATGGCTGGGCCGGGCTGAGCTGCAGTTTGGGGACCAGACGCTGCATGTGTCCACCGTGCAGATGTGGCTGCTGCTGCATCTCAATGAGCTGAAG GCCGTCTCCGTGGAGAGTCTGCTGGCGCGCTCGGGGCTGTCTCCAGACATGCTGAATCAGGCAGTTGGGCCTCTTACCTCTTCAAGGGGCCCCCTGGACCTTCACGAGACAAAAGATGCCCCAGGAG GGGTGCTCAAGATTCGAGATGGTAGCGAGGAACCCAGGCCTCGGAGGGGCAACGTGTGGCTCATCCCAGCTCAGACATACCTGAAAGCTGAGGACGAAGAGGGCCGGAACTTGGAGAAGAGACGGAACCTTCTCAACTGCCTCATTGTCCGAATCCTCAAGGCCCACGGGGACGAGGGCCTGCACGTTGACCAGCTTGTCTGCCGG GTGCTGGAAGCTTGGCAGAAGGGCCCGTGTCCTCCCAGGGGCTTGGTTAGCAGCCTTGGCAGGGGGTCCACCTGCAGCAGTGCTGATGTCCTCTCCTGTGTCTTGCACCTCCTGGGCAAGGGCACACTGAGACGCCAGGATGACCGGCCCCAGATGCTGTCCTACGCAGTCCCCGTGACTGTGATGGAGCCGCACACCGAGTCCCTGAACCCCGGCTCCTCGGGCCCAAACCCACCCCTCACCTTCCACACCCTGCAGATTCGCTCCCGGGGCGTGCCCTATGCCTCCTGCACGAGCACCCAGAGCTTCTCTACCTTCCGGTAG
- the MRPL2 gene encoding large ribosomal subunit protein uL2m: MALRALTRALGSLSLTPRIAAVPGPSLLLATQVTNNVLLPLPSPSMLLPCRPVLTSVALSAKFVSWKSRTKYTVMPVKMRKSGGRNHTGRIQVHGIGGGHKQRYRMIDFLRFRPEQQSKPGPFEEKVITVRYDPCRSSDIALVAGGNRKRWIIATENMQAGDTILNSDHIGRMAVAAREGDAHPLGALPVGTLINNVESEPGRGAQYIRAAGTCGVLLRKVNGTAIIQLPSKRQMQVLETCIATVGRVSNVDHNKRVIGKAGRNRWLGKRPNSGRWHRKGGWAGRKIRPLPPMKSYVKLPSAAAQS; encoded by the exons ATGGCCCTGCGGGCACTGACCCGCGCTCTTGGCTCTCTGAGCCTGACGCCCCGGATTGCCGCCGTCCCCGGCCCAAGCCTGCTCCTGGCCACCCAG GTGACAAACAATGTCCTCCTTCCGCTGCCCTCTCCCTCGATGTTGCTTCCCTGCCGCCCAGTCCTTACCTCTGTGGCCCTTAGTGCTAAGTTTGTGTCCTGGAAGAGTCGTACCAAGTATACCGTTATGCCAGTGAAGATGAGGAAGTCTGGGGGCCGAAACCACACAG GCCGAATCCAAGTGCACGGTATTGGTGGGGGCCACAAGCAACGTTATCGAATGATTGACTTTCTGCGGTTCCGGCCTGAGCAGCAATCCAAGCCAGGACCCTTTGAGGAGAAGGTCATCACTGTCCGCTATGATCCCTGTAG GTCATCAGACATAGCTCTGGTTGCCGGGGGCAACCGGAAACGCTGGATCATTGCCACAGAAAACATGCAAGCTGGAGATACAATCCTGAACTCTGACCACATAGGCCGAATGGCAG TTGCTGCTCGGGAAGGGGATGCACACCCTCTTGGGGCCTTGCCAGTGGGGACCCTCATCAACAATGTGGAGAGTGAGCCAGGCCGGGGGGCCCAGTATATCCGAGCCGCAG GGACCTGTGGTGTGCTGCTACGGAAGGTGAATGGGACAGCCATCATCCAGCTGCCCTCTAAGAGGCAGATgcag GTGCTGGAAACGTGCATAGCAACAGTGGGCCGAGTATCCAACGTTGATCATAACAAACGGGTCATCGGCAAAGCTGGGCGGAACCGCTGGCTGGGAAAGAGGCCCAACAGTGGGCGATGGCACCGCAAGGGGGGCTGGGCTGGCCGAAAGATCCGGCCACTGCCCCCCATGAAGAGTTACGTGAAGCTGCCCTCAGCTGCTGCCCAAAGCTGA
- the CUL7 gene encoding cullin-7 isoform X2 — translation MVGELRYREFRVPLGPGLHAYPDELIRQRVGHDGHPEYQIRWLILRRGDEGEGGSNQVDCKAEHILLWMSNDEIYANCHKMLGEDGQVIGPSQETAGEAGALDKSVLGEMETDVKSLIQRALRQLEECEGTIPPAPLLHTVHVLSAYASIEPLTGVFKDPRVLDLLMHMLSSPDYQIRWSAGRMIQALASHDAGTRTQILLSLSQQEAIEKHLDFDSRCALLALFAQATLSEHPMSFEGIQLPQVPGRLLFSLVKRYLHVTSLLDQLNDSAVEPGAQSSTPEELSGERGRLELEFSMAMGTLISELVQAMRWDWASSRQGPSARPSCSIFQPQLADAGPGHPPAQALPSVRRSRRFRPRSEFASGNTYALYVRDALQPGMRVRMLDDYEEISAGDEGEFRQSNSGVPPVQVLWESTGRTYWVHWHMLEILGFEEDIEDVVEADEYQGAAVSGAVGVALPSWRWKPMAELYAVPCVLPEDEDAEESEHLSQAEWWELLFFIKKLDGPDHQEVLQILQENLDGEILDDEILAELAVPMELAQDLLLALPQRLDDSALRDLLNCHVYRKYGLEALAGQLAYPSLLEAQAQPQESADAARVEAKEAPTQCPNTPLKHLVEGYGLAGKIFLDLEQALSSEGPRESEVKPLLLQLQRQPQPFLALMRSLDTPVANKALHLAVLRILMRLVDFPEALLLPWHEAMDACMACLRSPDTDREVLQELILFLHHLASVSRDYAVVLNQLGARDAISKALEKHLGKLELAQELRDMVFKCEKHAHLYRKLTTNILGGCIQMVLGQIEDHRRTHRPINIPFFDVFLRYLCQGSSVEVKEDKCWEKVEVSSNPHRASKLTDRNPKTYWESSGSTGSHYITLHMQQGVLVRQLALLVAGEDSSYMPARVVVFGGDSATSLNTELNSVNVMPSASRVVLLENLNRFWPVIQIRIKRCQQGGIDTRIRGLEVLGPKSTFWPVFREQLCRHTRLFYMVRAQAWSQDIAEDRRSLLHLSSRLNGALRQEQNFADRFLPDSEAARALGKTCWEALVSPLVQNITSPDEDGVSPLGWLLDQYLECREAAHNPQSRAAAFSSRVRRLTHLLVHVEPCEAAPPVVAAPRPKGRNRSHDWSSLATRGLPGSIMRNLTRCWRAVVEEQVSSFLTSHWRDDDFVPRYCEHFSNLQKSSSELFGPRAAFLLALQNGCAGALLKLPFLRAAHVSEQFARHIDQRIQGSRIGGARGMEMLAQLQRCLETVLIFSGLEIATTFEHYYQHYMADRLLSVGSSWLEGAVLEQIGPCFPNRLPQQMLRSLSTSEELQRQFHVYQLQRLDQELLKLEDTEKKIQGRCQKCLCSSCHHAAGPLPPSATRSTPEPACLPT, via the exons ATGGTGGGGGAACTCCGCTACAGGGAATTCAGGGTGCCCTTGGGGCCCGGCTTGCACGCCTATCCTGATGAGCTGATACGCCAGCGAGTGGGCCATGATGGGCATCCTGAGTACCAGATCCGCTGGCTCATCCTCCGGCGTGGGGATGAGGGGGAAGGGGGTTCTAACCAAGTGGACTGCAAGGCTGAGCACATCCTGCTATGGATGTCCAATGACGAGATCTATGCCAACTGCCACAAGATGCTGGGCGAAGATGGCCAGGTCATCGGGCCCTCCCAGGAGACAGCAGGGGAGGCTGGAGCCCTGGACAAATCTGTGCTGGGGGAGATGGAAACCGATGTGAAGTCTCTGATTCAGAGGGCCCTTCGGCAGCTGGAGGAATGTGAGGGCACCATTCCTCCCGCCCCTCTGCTTCACACTGTCCATGTGCTCAGCGCCTACGCCAGCATTGAGCCCCTCACGGGCGTCTTCAAAGACCCAAGGGTCCTGGACTTGCTCATGCACATGCTCAGTAGTCCCGACTATCAAATTCGCTGGAGCGCAGGCCGGATGATACAAGCCCTGGCTTCCCATGATGCTG GGACCCGGACTCAGATCCTTCTGTCACTGAGCCAGCAGGAGGCCATTGAGAAACACCTGGATTTTGACAGCCGCTGTGCTCTGCTGGCACTGTTTGCACAGGCCACGCTCTCTGAACATCCCATGTCTTTCGAGGGCATTCAGCTGCCACAG GTCCCAGGAAGGCTGCTCTTCTCCCTGGTGAAGCGCTATCTGCACGTCACCTCCCTCCTGGATCAGTTGAATGACAGTGCTGTGGAACCAGGAGCCCAGAGCTCCACTCCCGAGGAATTGAGTGGGGAGAGGGGTCGGCTGGAGCTGGAGTTCAGCATGGCCATGGGCACCCTGATCTCGGAGCTGGTACAGGCCATGCGCTGGGACTGGGCCTCGAGCAGACAGGGACCCTCGGCACGGCCCTCCTGTTCCATCTTCCAGCCCCAGCTGGCAGATGCAGGCCCGGGGCACCCACccgcccaggccctgccctccgtTAGGAGGTCAAGGCGGTTTCGCCCTCGCTCTGAGTTCGCAAGTGGCAATACCTATGCCTTGTACGTGCGGGACGCGCTGCAGCCGGGCATGCGAGTGCGGATGCTGGACGATTACGAGGAGATCAGTGCTGGGGACGAGGGCGAGTTCCGGCAGAGCAACAGTGGCGTGCCCCCTGTGCAG GTGTTGTGGGAGTCAACAGGCCGCACCTATTGGGTACACTGGCACATGCTGGAGATTCTGGGCTTTGAAGAAGACATCGAAGACGTGGTGGAGGCTGATGAGTACCAGGGGGCAGCGGTCAGCGGAGCTGTGGGTGTAG ccctgccctcctggcGGTGGAAGCCCATGGCAGAGCTCTACGCCGTGCCCTGCGTGCTGCCTGAGGATGAGGACGCTGAGGAGAGTGAACACCTGAGCCAGGCCGAGTGGTGGGAGCTCCTCTTCTTCATCAAGAAGCTGGATGGACCCGACCATCAGGAGGTTCTCCAGATCCTCCAGGAGAACCTTGATGGGGAG ATTCTGGATGACGAGATCCTGGCCGAGCTGGCCGTGCCCATGGAGTTGGCCCAGGACCTGCTGCTGGCTCTGCCACAGCGACTCGATGACAGCGCTCTCAGGGACCTGCTCAACTGCCATGTCTACAGGAAATACGGGCTCGAGGCCCTGGCAGGGCAGCTGGCCTACCCATCCCTGCTGGAAGCCCAGGCCCAGCCTCAGGAATCAGCAGATGCAGCCAGAGTGGAAG CAAAAGAAGCCCCAACTCAGTGCCCCAACACTCCCCTGAAGCATCTGGTGGAGGGTTACGGTCTGGCTGGGAAAATCTTCCTGGATCTGGAGCAAGCTCTCAGCTCAGAGGGGCCCCGGGAGAGCGAGGTCAAGCCACTCCTGCTGCAACTGCAGCGGCAGCCCCAGCCCTTCCTCGCGCTGATGCGGAGCCTTGACACTCCCGTGGCCAACAAGGCCCTGCACCTGGCCGTTCTGAG AATCCTGATGCGGCTGGTGGACTTTCCCGAGGCATTGCTGCTCCCCTGGCATGAGGCCATGGACGCCTGCATGGCCTGCCTGCGGTCCCCAGACACTGACCGAGAG gTGCTCCAGGAGCTGATCCTCTTCCTGCACCACCTGGCCTCGGTGAGCAGGGACTATGCCGTGGTGCTGAATCAGCTGGGAGCCCGAGATGCCATATCCAAAGCCCTGGAAAAGCACCTGGGAAAGCTAGAGCTGGCTCAGGAGCTGCGAGACATGGTGTTCAAGTGTGAAAAGCATGCGCACCTGTACCGGAAACTCACCACCAACATCCTGGGAGGCTGTATCCAG ATGGTGCTGGGCCAGATCGAAGACCACAGACGAACGCACCGCCCCATCAACATCCCCTTCTTTGACGTGTTCCTCAGATACCTGTGCCAGG GCTCCAGCGTGGAGGTGAAGGAGGACAAGTGCTGGGAGAAGGTGGAGGTGTCCTCCAACCCGCACCGGGCCAGCAAGCTGACGGACCGCAACCCCAAGACCTACTGGGAGTCCAGCGGCAGCACCGGCTCCCACTACATCACCCTACACATGCAACAGGGCGTCCTCGTCAG GCAGCTGGCTCTGCTGGTGGCTGGCGAAGACTCAAGCTACATGCCGGCCAGGGTGGTGGTGTTCGGGGGTGACAGCGCCACCTCCCTTAACACGGAACTCAACTCG GTGAACGTGATGCCCTCCGCCAGCCGGGTGGTCCTCCTGGAGAACCTGAACCGCTTCTGGCCAGTCATCCAGATCCGCATAAAGCGCTGCCAGCAg GGCGGCATCGACACGCGCATTCGGGGATTAGAGGTCCTGGGCCCCAAGTCCACGTTCTGGCCGGTGTTCCGGGAGCAGCTGTGTCGCCACACACGCCTCTTCTACATGGTCAGGGCGCAGGCTTGGAGCCAGGACATCGCGGAGGACCGCAGGAGCCTCCTGCACCTGAGCTCTag ACTCAACGGGGCTCTACGTCAGGAGCAGAATTTTGCCGATCGCTTCCTCCCAGACAGTGAAGCTGCCCGAGCACTGGGCAAGACCTGCTGGGAGGCCCTGGTCAGCCCCCTGGTGCAGAACATCACCTCCCCCG ATGAGGATGGTGTCAGCCCCCTGGGCTGGTTGCTGGACCAGTACCTGGAGTGTCGGGAGGCTGCCCACAACCCGCAGAGCCGCGCAGCAGCTTTCTCCTCACGAGTGCGCCGCCTCACCCACCTGCTGGTGCACGTGGAGCCCTGCGAGGCAGCCCCTCCGGTGGTGGCCGCTCCTCGGCCCA AGGGCAGAAACAGAAGCCATGACTGGAGCTCCCTGGCCACCCGGGGGCTTCCTGGCAGCATCATGAGAAACCTGACCCGCTGCTGGCGGGCAGTGGTGGAGGAGCAG gTCAGCAGTTTTCTGACCTCACACTGGCGGGATGATGACTTTGTGCCCCGCTACTGCGAACACTTCAGTAATCTGCAGAAGTCAAGCTCCGAGCTGTTTGGGCCACGGGCAGCCTTCTTGCTGGCGCTGCAGAACGGCTGTGCTGGTGCCCTGCTGAAGCTCCCTTTCCTCAGAGCTGCCCAC GTAAGCGAGCAGTTTGCACGGCACATCGACCAGCGGATCCAGGGCAGCCGGATCGGTGGGGCCCGGGGGATGGAGATGCTGGCCCAACTGCAGCGATGCCTGGAAACCGTCCTGATCTTCTCTGGCCTGGAGATAGCCACCACTTTCGAGCATTACTACCA GCACTACATGGCGGACCGTCTCCTGAGCGTGGGCTCGAGCTGGCTGGAGGGGGCCGTGCTGGAGCAGATCGGCCCCTGCTTCCCCAACCGCCTCCCCCAGCAGATGTTGCGGAGCCTGAGCACCTCGGAGGAGCTGCAGCGCCAGTTCCACGTGTACCAGCTCCAGCGGCTTGATCAGGAGCTCCTGAAGCTggaggacacagagaagaaaatacag GGGCGATGCCAGAAGTGTCTGTGCTCGTCCTGTCACCACGCTGCTGGCCCACTGCCTCCATCTGCCACACGCTCAACCCCAGaacctgcctgcctgcctaccTGA